The window CGAGCTGCTTGCCGCCCTCGCCCTCGTCCTTGACGATCGTGCCGGCGGTACGGGCCGGACGCTCGGCCGCGGAGTCGACCACCGTGTAGGAGCCCTCCAGACCGACCTCGTCGGCCTCGATCTCCAGGTCCTCCAGGTCCCAGGACTCCACCGGCTTCTTCTTGGCCGCCATGATGCCCTTGAAGGACGGGTAACGCGCCTCGCCCGACTGGTCGGTGACCGACACGACCGCCGGGAGGGAGGCCTCGAGCTGCTCGGAGGCGGCGTCGCCGTCGCGGCGGCCCTTGACCGTGCCGTCCTCCACGGAGACCTCGGACAGCAGGGTGACCTGCGGGACGCCCAGGCGCTCGGCGAGCAGCGCGGGGACGACGCCCATGGTGCCGTCGGTGGAGGCCATACCGGAGATGACCAGGTCGTAGCCGGCCTTCTCGATCGCCTTGGCCAGCACCAGGGAGGTGCCGATGGCGTCGGTGCCGTGCAGATCGTCGTCCTCGACGTGGATCGCCTTGTCGGCGCCCATCGAAAGGGCCTTGCGGAGCGCGTCCTTGGCGTCCTCGGGGCCCACGGTCAGAACGGTGATCTCGACGTCGTCGTCCGAGTTCTCGGAGATCTGCAGCGCCTGCTCGACGGCGTACTCGTCGAGCTCGGAGAGCAGACCGTCCACGTCGTCCCGGTCGACGGTCAGGTCATCGGCGAAGTGCCGGTCGC of the Streptomyces sp. NBC_00287 genome contains:
- a CDS encoding electron transfer flavoprotein subunit beta/FixA family protein — its product is MSLRIVVTVKYVPDATGDRHFADDLTVDRDDVDGLLSELDEYAVEQALQISENSDDDVEITVLTVGPEDAKDALRKALSMGADKAIHVEDDDLHGTDAIGTSLVLAKAIEKAGYDLVISGMASTDGTMGVVPALLAERLGVPQVTLLSEVSVEDGTVKGRRDGDAASEQLEASLPAVVSVTDQSGEARYPSFKGIMAAKKKPVESWDLEDLEIEADEVGLEGSYTVVDSAAERPARTAGTIVKDEGEGGKQLAEFLAGQKFI